Proteins encoded in a region of the Vicia villosa cultivar HV-30 ecotype Madison, WI linkage group LG5, Vvil1.0, whole genome shotgun sequence genome:
- the LOC131604363 gene encoding vesicle-associated protein 3-1-like, whose translation MGQRFSISSDSPDSSNCGSELLGGDYVKLKPQEDYNTPLKINPKELHFPFELKKKSSCTLQLSNDSDDYVAFKIRASNRKNYSISPNHIGVVLPSSTCVITVTMRGKKEAPLDMQYKDKIIIRSIVAKDETIVKNITSEMFYKDSGYEVKECRLKIVYVAPPQ comes from the exons ATGGGACAAAGGTTTTCTATTTCTTCTGACTCACCGGATTCCTCCAATTGTGGTTCTGAACTTTTAGGAGGGGATTATGTAAAATTAAAACCACAAGAAGACTATAATACTCCTCTCAAGATAAACCCCAAGGAGCTGCACTTTCCAT TTGAATTGAAAAAGAAGAGCTCATGCACTTTGCAGCTATCTAATGATTCCGATGATTATGTGGCTTTCAAG ATTAGGGCTTCAAATCGAAAGAATTATAGTATTAGTCCAAATCACATTGGAGTTGTGTTGCCTAGTTCTACTTGTGTTATCACAG TTACAATGCGAGGGAAAAAGGAAGCACCTCTTGACATGCAATACAAAGATAAGATTATCATTCGAAGCATAGTTGCAAAGGATGAAACAATCGTAAAAAATATCACTTCAGAAATG TTTTACAAAGATTCCGGCTATGAGGTTAAAGAATGCAGATTGAAAATTGTTTATGTCGCTCCTCCTCAATGA